A genomic window from Pseudocitrobacter corydidari includes:
- a CDS encoding glutathione S-transferase family protein — translation MLTVHHLNQSRSQRVLWALEELNLPYQIVRYQRGANMLAPESLKKIHPLGKSPIVENDGHVIAESGAILEYLQEIGDPESRFKPQDIDGKLQYRFWLHYAEGSLMSLMMIKLVLQMLGKSPVPLGLRTVGKVLGTGVQKAWLNKQIATHAGFIESHLAKTPWFAGETLSMADIQMSFPLFALLSRGGIPSLPNIAAWKARVEARPAWQQAIEKGGPFSLPGE, via the coding sequence ATGTTAACCGTCCACCATCTGAATCAATCCCGCTCGCAGCGCGTACTCTGGGCGCTGGAAGAATTAAATCTGCCTTACCAGATTGTCCGCTATCAGCGCGGGGCCAATATGCTGGCACCTGAATCTTTGAAAAAAATTCATCCGCTGGGTAAATCGCCGATTGTCGAGAATGATGGCCACGTTATCGCTGAATCCGGGGCGATCCTCGAATATCTTCAGGAAATCGGCGATCCCGAAAGCCGCTTTAAACCGCAGGACATTGACGGCAAATTGCAGTATCGCTTCTGGCTGCACTATGCCGAAGGCTCGTTGATGTCGCTCATGATGATCAAGCTGGTTTTGCAGATGCTGGGCAAATCCCCGGTGCCGTTGGGGTTGCGCACGGTGGGGAAAGTGCTGGGAACGGGCGTCCAGAAAGCCTGGCTGAATAAGCAGATTGCCACACATGCCGGGTTTATCGAGTCGCATCTTGCGAAAACACCGTGGTTTGCGGGGGAAACGCTGAGCATGGCGGATATTCAGATGAGTTTTCCACTGTTTGCGCTGCTTTCTCGCGGCGGGATACCGTCTCTGCCCAATATTGCCGCATGGAAGGCGCGTGTGGAAGCGCGTCCGGCCTGGCAACAGGCGATTGAAAAGGGCGGTCCTTTTTCGCTGCCAGGCGAGTAG